In a genomic window of Macaca nemestrina isolate mMacNem1 chromosome 18, mMacNem.hap1, whole genome shotgun sequence:
- the LOC105467757 gene encoding thioredoxin domain-containing protein 11 isoform X2, whose amino-acid sequence MQKTETLLLFSCNISVSSEPGVLGYFEFSGSPQPPGYLTFFTSALHSLKKDYLGTVRFGVITNKHLAKLVSLVHSGSVYLHRHFNTSLVFPREVLNYTAENICKWALENQETLFRWLQPHGGKSLLLNNELKKGPALFLFIPFNPLAESHPLIDEITEVALEYNNCHGDQVVERLLQHLRRVDAPVLESLALEAPAQLPDPPLITASPCCNTVVLPQWHSFSRTHNVCELCVNQTAGGVKPSSVSMPQCSFFEMAAALDSFYLKEQTFYHVASDSIECSNFLTSYSPFSYYTACCRTISRGVAGFIDSEQGVFEAPTVAFSSLEKKCEVDAPSSIPHIEENRYLFPGVDMTSTNFTGLSCRTNKTLNIYLLDSNLFWLYAERLGAPSSTQVKEFAAIVDVKEESHYILDPKHALMKLSLESFIQNFSVLYSPLKRHLIGSDSAQFPSQHLITEVTTDTFWEVVLQKQDVLLLYYAPWCGFCPSLNHVFIQLARNLPMDTFTVARIDVSQNDLPWEFMVDRLPTVLFFPCNRKDLSVKYPEDLPITLPNLLKFILHHSDPASSPQNMANSPTKECLQSEAVLQRGHISHLEREIQKLRAEISSLQRAQVQVESQLSSARRDEHRLRRQQRALEEQHSLLRAHSEQLQALYEQKTRELQELARKLQELADASENLLTENTWLKILVATMERKLEGRDGAESLATRKEVRPKQPEPSSTPQLPGSSPPPANVSATLVSERNNENRTD is encoded by the exons attACCTAGGAACAGTACGATTTGGGGTTATCACAAATAAACATCTTGCGAAACTGGTATCCTTAGTACACTCTGGAAGTGTGTATTTACATAGACATTTCAACACATCACTT GTCTTCCCTAGGGAGGTCCTGAACTACACAGCTGAGAACATCTGTAAGTGGGCCTTAGAAAACCAGGAGACGCTCTTTCGGTGGCTGCAGCCACACGGAGGCAAGAGTCTCTTGCTGAATAACGAGCTGAAGAAAGGACCAGCGCTGTTTCTGTTCATACCTTTTAATCCCCTGGCCGAAAGTCATCCTTTAATAGACGAG ATCACCGAAGTGGCCTTGGAGTACAACAACTGTCATGGGGACCAGGTGGTGGAGCGTCTCCTTCAGCACCTGCGGCGGGTGGACGCTCCAGTGCTGGAGTCCCTGGCCCTGGAAGCCCCGGCACAGCTGCCAGACCCGCCGCTGATCACAGCATCCCCCTGCTGCAACACTGTGGTGCTGCCCCAGTGGCACTCCTTCTCCAGGACCCACAACGTCTGTGAACTCTGTGTCAACCAGACTGCCGGGGGCGTGAAGCCGAGCTCGGTCAGCATGCCACAGTGCAGCTTTTTTGAAATGGCAGCAGCTCTGGATTCTTTCTACCTCAAGGAGCAGACCTTTTATCACGTGGCATCAGACAGCATAGAATGCAGCAATTTTTTAACTTCCTATAGCCCCTTCAGCTACTACACTGCATGTTGCAGGACCATAAGCAGGGGTGTGGCAGGCTTCATCGATTCTGAACAAGGTGTCTTTGAAGCCCCTACCGTTGCATTTTCTTCCCTTGAGAAGAAATGTGAGGTCGATGCCCCAAGCTCCATTCCTCACATTGAGGAGAACAGGTATCTCTTTCCAGGAGTGGACATGACTAGCACAAACTTCACAGGCCTGAGCTGCAGAACCAACAAGACTCTCAACATCTACCTTTTGGATTCCAATTTGTTTTGGTTATACGCAGAGAGACTGGGTGCTCCGAGCTCCACTCAGGTGAAGGAATTTGCGGCAATTGTTGACGTGAAAGAAGAGTCTCACTACATCTTGGATCCAAAGCACGCGCTGATGAAGCTCAGCCTAG agTCTTTTATTCAAAACTTCAGCGTTCTCTATAGTCCCTTGAAAAGGCATCTCATTGGAAGTGACTCTGCCCAGTTCCCATCTCAGCATTTAATCACTGAAGTGACAACTGATACCTTTTGGGAAGTAGTCCTTCAGAAACAG GATGTTCTCCTGCTCTATTACGCTCCGTGGTGTGGCTTCTGTCCATCCCTCAATCACGTCTTCATCCAGCTAGCTCGGAACCTGCCCATGGACACATTCACTGTGGCAAG GATTGACGTGTCTCAGAATGACCTTCCTTGGGAATTTATGGTTGATCGTCTTCCTACTGTCTTGTTTTTTCCCTGCAACAG aAAGGACCTAAGTGTGAAATACCCTGAAGACCTCCCCATCACCCTTCCAAACCTGTTGAAGTTCATTTTGCATCACTCAGACCCtgcttccagcccccagaacaTGGCTAACTCTCCTACCAAGGAGTGTCTTCAGAGCGAGGCAGTCTTACAGCGGGGGCACATCTCCCACTTGGAGAGAGAGATCCAGAAACTGAGAGCAGAAATAAGCAGCCTCCAGCGAGCACAAGTGCAGGTAGAGTCCCAGCTCTCCAGCGCCCGCAGAGATGAGCACCGGCTGCGGCGGCAGCAGCGGGCCCTGGAGGAGCAGCACAGCCTGCTCCGCGCCCACAGTGAGCAGCTGCAGGCCCTCTACGAGCAGAAGACACGCGAGCTGCAGGAGCTGGCCCGCAAGCTACAGGAGCTGGCCGATGCCTCGGAAAACCTCCTCACCGAGAACACATGGCTCAAGATCCTGGTGGCGACCATGGAGAGGAAACTGGAAGGCAGGGATGGAGCTGAAAGCCTGGCGACCCGGAAAGAGGTCCGCCCCAAGCAGCCGGAGCCCTCAAGCACCCCCCAGCTCCCTGGCAGTTCCCCTCCACCTGCCAATGTCAGTGCCACACTGGTGTCTGAAAGGAATAACGAGAACAGGACAGACTAA